The Polaribacter sp. HaHaR_3_91 genomic sequence TTTGTCCAGCAAGTAGATCTTCTTCTACACCAAGTACACTGTCTTCTGCCGCTTCAAAAGCCAAAACAAACCTGTCTGTGTATGTACCTGCTTCTAATTGATATGCTGTACTAACATCATTTATTAGCTGTGTTTTACCTGTTAATTTGTCTTTAATGTATACATTTTGATTGATGTTGTTTATTTCATCAATACCAATTGTAATAATACTGTTTTCGCTTACAATAACTTCTAGTGGTACTTCTAGTGCATTCGATATTTCTTGTACTCCAGAAATTACATAACTATTTGTATCATTTGGAAACTTCCAATAGAAATCTGTAGGGTTCACATCATACATTTCAGAGTCATACCCTTTTTCATATTCAAAAGAATTTGCTTGATTAAAAGAAATTCCAATTTGACGATGTAAATTGCTTCCTTCATCATTAGAGTAGCTCATTCCTAATTTTAATATAGATAGGTTGTTATTAACTGCTTTTAAAGTTGTTTTCTGATCGCTTTTTAAGAATATAGATTCACCAGTTCCTTCTGTTTTATATTCTCTTTGACTATTATTAAATTTAATTTGTCCGGTACCAATACCTTCTACAAAGAATCCTTGACCTATTGCAACATAAGGTTCTGGAGATTTGTATAAATTTTCATATTCATTACCACCAGAGTTAGCAACACAAGATATAAGGCCGTCATCATCTTGAAATGTTAAATTATTCATATATAATAAACCTGAATCGTTGGTTCCTGTAAAGGTAATATCACTACCAGCAGGTATACATAATTCAAATGTTATATTACTGTAAAGTAGACCGGTAGAAGGAAAAGTAAACTCTCCTTTATCTACGTTATTAATTTTTATATTAAAGGTTTTAGTCAAGAAAGATGCGTAGTTTATTTTTAAAGATTCTACTCCTCTAGGAATATTTGAAAATTTAATAAAATTTCTATCATTTAAAGAAACGACTGTACCTAAAATATTTAGAATTGATAATTTTTCACCATCTGTATTTGCATCAGGTACATGTTCAGCTTCTAACGTGAAGTCAACAGGACCTGTCTCTCCCGTTTTTACTGCTGTTGCCATACTAACGTTCTGAGCAGCATAACCACCAATATATCCTCCAAAATTATGACCAGCAGTTCCTGAAGCATTCGTTTCTGCTACATGTTGCCAAAAATAAAGTGTTGATATTAAATCGTTATTGTCATCTAAAAATTTTCTTGCATTTAAAGCAGAAGGGAAGGGGTTTCCAATTAAATAAGATTGTCCTTCAGTTATCTGTTTTGTTTTAAACTCACCATCATTAGGGGTACCCACAAATGTATAGTTTTGTTCTCTTCCAGGTCCTTTAAATGTATAACCATCACCTCTATCTATTGTTCCGCTTTTATATTTATGAGACCAATTTGCTCTTCCGTTACTAGCTGGAGCATACGTGTATACCCAGTAATCTGCTAAGGAAATACCCGATTCAGTAAAAGAACCATCATATCCACCAACAAAAGTAATTTCTTTAGGTGTATTTGCTGTTGTACCGTCTCTAAGAACAGATTCTAAAGAATAGGTTGCCTTATTTAAAGTAGTAACCGGAGAACTCATATAATTATAACGGTATTTACTTGGTACTTCTGAGTTTTGATCTACAAACAATCTTCCATCACCAGAAACAGTACTAGCATTTTCATGCGTCTGTATCAATTGAGCAGAAGAACCAGATAAACGAATGTCTCCGTCTAACTCTATATCATTTGTAACTACTAATAATTGATCTGTTACTTTTAACTCATTTGTGTTAAGAACCTTTAATTTTCTAGCACTTAATCGATTATTTTGATGGTTGTAAGACTCATCAACTATAACATAACGAGATCTGTCTGGATAACCATTATCCCAAGTACCACCTGTATTTGTGGTAGTTTCCTTAATTCTATGTAAACCTAACAAAGTGTTAGCTTCAGAATTAGAATTCTCTATTTCTGAGATTAATGGATCTAAAGAGTGTCTTTTTGTACTATTGTCTCCAGTTTCATAACCAGATTGATATGAGTTTATTGCATCATCTATAAAAACTACCCATTCACTAGAATCATAATTTTTATTAGGTGCTGTTACTTCATCTATTCTAACAAATGAAGTTTTGTCGGTAATATCAGAAATTATATCATATCTATTTGCCCATGCATAATTTCCTGTAGCAGAAGAAAGTGTTATAATATCATTTGCTCCGCTGATATCAGTTAATGCGCTGTTTTCTATAATTGTTGCATCACCTAAATTTGTTATTTCAGAAGTTGTATTGTTTTTAAATAGGACAGATTTACCTACTTTTAACTCAGAATCTACCACAACTTCTTCAGTTGGTGTTGCTATTGCTAGTGCATCTACCTGAGCTACTGTTTGATTCTTATACAATTGAATTTTAATGGTGTTAGCAGGAATATCTTCTGAACCGATATTTGTTATTTCAATCCATCTTTCAGTGCCAAATTGATATACTTGCGTAATCATAACGTCTGCAGCTTCTGGTATGTCCCTATAATCTAGGTTACCACTAGTTGGGTTATTTGGATCGAAATTACCATCTGTATCTCCAAAAGAGTTTTCTAAAATAGCTAATGTTGTTACTATGTTATTAGGTGCTATTCCTCCATCATTTACTGTAAATCCGTTATTTAGAATGTCTAGGTTATCATCAAATGCATCATTTAAACCATCACCATCTGTATCTAATAATTTACCGCTTGCATCTGTTGCTAGCTCATTTTGTAAATCTCCATTTTCAGCAATATCAAGTACACCATCATTATCTGAATCTGCATCTAAGTAATCTGGAGTATCCGTTCCATCAGTATTTTCTGGAATAAAGCCAATATTAGCGCTAAATTCATATTGGTCATCTACACCATTATTGTTGTTGTCTATTATTCCGTTGCCTACTCCAGAAGGTTTTTTATAACCACTTGTAGATTGTCCTTCAATATTATCCGGAATACCATCATCATCAGCATCAATATCTATAAAGTTTGGTTTACCATCTGTATCTGCATCTCCTTTTAGGTAAGAGTTTGGTTTCCCATCTGCTGTTGTATTTGTTGCATCTGTATCTGGTCCGGTAATTATCAACGGATCGGTTTGAACATTATCATCAAAACCATCGTTATTAGTATCAGTTGTTAATTTACCGTTGTTGTTAATGTTATCTACTTTACCATCTCTGTTAGCATCTGTACCACCAGCTTCAATAATATCTACAATACCATCGTTGTCTGAATCTAGGTCTATATGATTTGGGATACCATCCTTATCAGAATCTCCTGTAATATAAGAGTCTGGTTTACCATCGTTATTATTATCTGCTCCTGTAACTACTAAGGCATTGTTGCTATTATTGATAGTACCAACTTTTCCATCTACAGCATCATCAAAACCATCGTTATCAGTATCGTTAATTAATGTTCCATTACTGTTGATGTTGTCTACTAAACCGTTTCCGTCTTCATCTACTCCGCCAGCTTCTATTAAATCTGGAATTCCATCATTATCGGCATCTAAGTCTAACATGTCTAATATACCATCTTGGTCTGTATCTCCGTTAGGGTAACTATTAGGTTTACCATTGTTATTTGAATCTGCTCCGGTAACTATTAATGCTTTTGCAACATTATTAGTTCCGTTAACACTTCCATCTACAGCATCATCAAAACCATCGTTATCAACGTCATTTCTTAAAGAACCATCAGAGTTAATAGTATCTACTAATCCATTACCATCAGTATCTATTCCGCCTGCTTCTACTAAATCTGGAATTCCGTCGTTATCAGAATCTAAATCTAAGTAGTTAGGAATACCATCGTTATCTGTATCACCAGTATCATATGTATCTGGCTTACCATCGTTGTTTGCGTCTGTGCTAGCTGTAAGTATTAAAGCGTTATTACTGTTGATAGCACCGTTTACATCACCATCTACATAGTCATTAAAACCATCATTGTCTGTATCGTTAAAGTTGTCTGCAATACCATCTCCATTGGCATCTGTACCACCAGCTTCTACAACATCTGGAATACCATCGTTATCTGAATCTAAATCTTGTGTGTCTTTAATACCATCACCATCTGTATCTGGGTTTGTAATAGCATTACCATCTGTACCACCTGTTACATTAGCGTCGTAACGATCATCTAAACCATCACTATCTGCATCGTTTATTAAAGTACCGTTTGAGTTAATGTCATCTACTTTTCCGTTTCCGTCACCATCAATACCACCAGCTTCTACGATATCTGGGATACCATCATTATCAGAGTCTAAGTCTAGAAAATCTAATACACCGTCTTTGTCTGTATCTCCATTAGGGTAACTATTAGGTTTACCATTACCATCTGTGTCTACTCCTGTAACAATTAATGCATTGTTTTTATTATCTGTACCATTTACATTACCATCTACAGCATCGTCAAAACCATCGTTATCTACATCATTTATTAGCGTACCATTACTTCTAATGTTATCTATTTTTCCATCTCCGTCGGCATCAATACCTCCAGCTTCTGTAATATCAGTAATTCCGTCGTTATCTGAATCTAAATCTAAGTGATTAGGTATACCATCTCGGTCTGTATCTCCTGTTGTATAAGAATCGGGTTTTCCGTCATTATTAGTATCACTTCCGGTAATAACTAGTGCATTGTCTTTATTGTTAGGTGTACCAAGTTGGCCAACATCACCATCAACTAGATCATCAAAACCATCATTATCTACATCATTTTTTAGCGTACCATCTGCATTAATATTGTCTACTTTACCGTCTCCATTAATGTCTGTACCACCAGCTTCTACGATATCTGGAATACCATCGTTGTCTGAGTCTAAATCTCGTGTATCAGAAATACCATCTCCGTCTGAATCTGGGTTTAAAATATTATTTCCATTAGCTCCACCTGTAACATTAGCGTCATAACGATCATCTAAACCGTCTTTGTCTATATCGTTTACAAGAGTTCCATCAGTATTAATATCATCTACTTTTCCATTTCCATCTGTGTCAATACCACCAGCTTCTACGATATCTGGAATACCATCGTTGTCTGAATCTAAATCGAAGTGATTAGGAATACCATCTCCGTCGTTATCATATACATCTGGTATACCATCATTATTAGAGTCTGTGTAATCTGTAGTACTTCCGTCTCCTCCATTACCGTCATCATGGTTGTCTAAATAATTAGGAATACCATCTCCATCTTCATCACCTTCGGCTAAGTTTCCTCCATTTTCAATAGTATCTGGTATACCGTCGTTATCATCATCTAAATCGATGCTGTCTGGAATACCATCATTATCATTATCCTTAATATCTCTATAATCTAAATTACCTGTATTTGGGTTATTAGGGTTGAAGTCATTATCTTCATCTCCAAAAGAGTTTTCTAGGGTAGTTAAGTTTGTTACTTTGTTGTTTGGGCTTACACCATCATTTACTGTAAATCCAGTATTAGGGTTGTCTGTGTTGTCATCAAAAGCATCATCTAAACCATCACCATCAGTATCTTTTCCTGTAAGAACATTTTGTGGGTCTCCATTTTCTGCAATATCAAGAATGGCATCATTGTCTGAATCTGGGTCTAAGTAATCTGGTATTTTATCGCCATCAGTATCTACTGGGATAAAAACGTTACCACCAACTTCATAATTATCATCAATACCATTGTTATTACTATCTGTCATACTAGTGCCAACTCCACTTGGAGTGATATAATCTGCAGTAGTTTGTACTTCTATATTATCTGGAATACCATCATTGTCTGCATCTATGTCTAGATAATCTGGTATGCCATCTCCGTCTGTAGATGTTGGTGTATTACCTGTATCTGCACTTTGTGGAATTCCGTTAGTTGATGGTGTTGTACCAACTACTCCATCTGCCATTCCATCATTGTTGTCATCTTTACCACCAGCTTCTATAACATCTGGAATACCATCGTTATCTGAGTCTAAATCTAAACGATTAGGGATCCCATCTCCATCTGAATCTGTATTACATAATTGTCTTACTAGAATATCATCAATAGCTAAATCGTTTCCATATTCTGCTTTCGTGTTGTTTCTAATAACAACGGTTATATTGCTGTTATTTAATGTAGTTAAAGGTGCTTTTGTACCATAATATTTCCATGCATCTTTACTGCCTGCTTCTTCTCTAACAATGTTTCCTGTATTTACAGGAGGACCTAAAAGTACTCCGTTTTGCCAAAGTTCTATTTGTATGTTAGGTAAAACTCTAAGAGGATCATTATTAATGGTATTATCAACATCTAAATTTAAGACCCAAAAAGATACATCTAAAAGTGCACCAGCTGTAATACCTGAAATTGTTTTCTGATAAATAACATCAAGTGTTTTACCTGCATTTACCATTAACATATTGTCGTTTGTAGGTGTTAAGCTACCACTTGTGTGATCACCTACAGTTTGCCATTTATCATCTGCCCAACTTGCAGAGTTAGGGATGTTATTAAATACTGCGTAAAGGTCATCCTGTAAATCACGACTAGTATTATTACCACGTGGATTTCTTAATTCTAAATAGTTATAATTTGTAGACGCTCCTCCAGATAAACGAGTACTTATATTGTTTCCTATTCCAAAATCTTCATTAAGTAAAGGAGTTCCATAGATATCACAAGTGTCTTCATCAACATCTAAAATACCATCGTTATCGTCATCTAAATCACAAATATCACTAATACCATCTCCATCTGTATCTAAGTTACCAGAAGAAGCTGCATCACAACGATTCCCTACGGTTATATCATCATTTGTAGAGTCTCCAGAATCATAATTTGTAATAACTGTATCATTTGGACTTGTAACAGTAGCTGTTACTCCGTTTTGATAGGTTCCTAAATTTTGGTTTTCAGGTACTGCTATATCAAAGGTAATGGTTACACTTCCTTTACCATCAATATCAAAAGTACCCCAATTTAGTGTAGTGTCTCCTACTTGTGGTTTTGTTGTAGCAGTTTGTCTAGCATTGTTTAACACAACATTGGCTCCAGATACATAGGTAAAACCTGTGGGTAGAATATCTTTAGCTTTTATGCCTTTTAAATCTACATTAGTCGCATTTGTTAAAGTTATTTCGTAGGTACCGTTTTCACCAATATTAACATTAGGAGTGGTTGTTTTTTTAGTTACAACTAGACCTCCTGTTGGTATTTTTAATACAATTAAATCGAATAATATTAGGTCTCCGTTTGAACCAGCAGTTAACTCTAAGCTGGTTGAATTAGGAGTGAAGTTACTATTTACAACATCAATATCCCAAGCTCCATAAGGACTGCCATTTGTTGCATTATTACCTGGAGCAGGGTTAGATAAACCTGCTGAATTTGCCCAATCTGAAGGGAAATCATTAAATGAATTATCAGAAACTTTTAGGTATTCTCCATCAATAGCTCCGTCTCCTTGCAAAGATGCTACAGAGATGCTACCGGCTACGTTACCAGAGTAAACTTTATACTCAGAAACAGGTATTTTTATTTCTTGAATATCATTTCTAAGACCAACAAAACCTTTTAAACCATCGTATACATATACCTGATTGATACCACTCTCGTCTGTTGGCGATTTATAAACCACCAACATTTGCCATGCTCTTACATTTTCTTGAGAATAAGCACAGGCTTCTCTTAGGGCTCTATAGTCATTTGTTAATTGTACATCTGCGGTATAGGTTCCGGCAGGGTTTGGTTGTGCTAAGACCTCTGCTGTGATATCTGCTAAATATCCTTCGTACTTTGGGTTATAGGTACTAAAAGGAACCGTTTCTCTATATCCTTTATCTTTATTGATGGTTTTTGTAGTACCATTAGGAAAAGTAATAGGAATAGATGTTTTTAAAGGAGCATAATTTGTTATACCAGTTTTATCGTGTTTTACAAGTGCAAACCATTGTACGTATACTGCTTGTATTACAGCATCTGCTGGTAAAACTAAGTTAGCGCTTGTAGGGGCACCATCACTTTTAGAACATTGAGATGTTACACCACTATTTCTATTATATTTAATTTCACTATTACCTATTTGTTTATAGGTAAGGTTTGCACCAGAGTATTTCTTGTAAAAACTAATGTTATCATTGGTGTCGGCACCGGGGCCTTGCGCACTTACAGAAAAGGAAGTGTAAAATAATAATAGCGTTAGTACTGTTAAGCTTTTTAAGCTGTTCTTTAATAGGTATTGAATTTCCCCAAACTCACATACCTGAAAAGTAGTTTTTTTCATGGTGTTTTTGATTTAATTGTTCTTTGGGGGAGTTGTTAAAATCTTAAAATACGTTGGGGGAATACTATAAAATCTGCTTAGGGGCGCAGTTAAGGGGAGAGCAAAATTAATACTAAGTTCACATATGTACAAATAAATCGAAAGAATTATTTAAAATGTACAACACTAATTCTCTCTTTTTATATTTTAGAATTACATGAACGTAATATGTAGAGAAGAGCTATTATATGTCTACAAATAAGGTTTTAGCTACTTTAGATATTCATATAATAATCGTTGTTACAATGTGGAATAAATAACTAGACAACAATTCGGTTTTATTAGTAAGTATCTAAAAATTGTTGAGAAAATAGTGAAGAATGGTTTTAAAGAGTATATGAATGAGCTAGGTAGGAGTTTTTTTGTCCAAAAAGAGAAGCTTCAATTGAAATACATAGTAGAAGAATAGCTTAACATTTAGAATACTGTTTATAATCTCTTTTTAGTTGAAGAAATTCATAATGATTGCTTTATATTTTATGTAATTTTTAATGATTAATCATTTTTTTTATAAAAAATGCTATTTAGTTTGTTTGTTTCAAATTTATCTTTAGATTTGTCAGTATAAACAAAGAGAATACAAATGTTAAATAATTATTTTACTCGTTTCTATTTTTACTTTTACTTTTTTAGTAAGAGAGGAGACTTTGTATCATGTTTTTAAGTAACATTCATATCATATAAAGTCTCGAATTCCATTCGAGGCTTTTTTTTTGACATTATTTGTAATAAAATGAATAAAATTATTGCCATACAAGGAGCTGAAGGCTCAAACCATCATAAAGTTGCACGCAACTTTTATGGAACCACTATACAATTAAAAGAATGCATGTCTTTTGATGAGTTGGTAGCCAGTTTGCTAGACAATACCGCAGATTTGGGTATTATGGCTTTAGAGAACACCATTGCGGGGTCTATAATTCCTAATTATGCATTAATTGATAATAATAATTTACACATAATAGATGAAGAATATTTGAATATTCATCATCATTTAATGGCTCTAAAAGGTCAGGGAATAGAAGATATTAAAGAAGTTTGGTCGCATCCAATGGCATTGTTACAATGTAAGGAGTTTTTTAAAAAATATCCACATATAAAGCTAGTGGAAGATGTTGACACTGCTGAGGTTGCCAAAAGAATTTCGAAAGAAAATTTAGTAGGTATTGCTGCAATTGCTCCAAAAATTGCTGCAGAAATATTTAGTTTAGAAATTCTTGAAGATGAACTTCAAACCATAAAAGATAATTCTACACGTTTTGTAATTGTAAAAACTACTAAACCAGAAGTTAATAAAGAAGTTAATAAAGCTTCTTTAAAATTTCAGCTAAACCATAAAAGAGGAAGTCTTGCAGCAATTTTAAATGTATTGAGTGATTGCAAAATGAACTTAACCAAAATACAGTCTTTACCAGTAATAGAAACTCCATGGAAATATTCATTTTTTGTAGATGTTACTTTTGAAGAATATAGTGAGTATGAAAAAGCAAAAGCGATTATAGAAATAATGGCAGAAGAATTCAAAATTTTAGGAGTTTATAAAAACGGTAGAAAATAGTATAGTTATGATACAACCAGCTAAAAGATTAGATACAGTGCAAGAATACTACTTCTCTAAAAAATTAAGAGAAGTTAGAGGTTTAGCAGCTGCAGGAAAACCAATTATCAATATGGGAATTGGATCTCCAGATTTGCAACCACCAACAGAAGTTTTAGAAGCAATTCAAAATAGCCTAGGTGATGCAAGTGCACATAAGTATCAATCCTATCAGGGCTTACCGGAATTAAGAAATGCAATTTCAACTTTTTATAAAAACAAGTTTTCGGTAGATTTAAATCCAGAAAACGAGATTTTACCATTGATGGGAAGTAAAGAAGGAATTATGCATATTTCTATGGCTTTTTTAAACGAAGGCGATAAAGTATTAATTCCGAATCCTGGATATCCAACTTATACTTCTGTAACTAAGTTAGTAGGAGCAGAACCTTTGTTTTATAATTTAAGTGATGCTACTAATTGGCAACCAGATTTTGAAGCTTTAGAAGCACAAGATTTAAGTGATGTAAAAATTATGTGGGTCAATTATCCGCACATGCCAACAGGAACAAATGCAACATTAGAAACGTTTGAAAAACTAGTAGCTTTTGGTAAAAAGCACCGTATTTTAATCATTAATGACAATCCATATAGTTTTATTTTAAACGATAATCCTATCAGTATTTTACAAGTAGAAGGCGCAAAAGACATTGCTTTAGAGTTAAACTCTTTAAGTAAGACTTTTAACATGGCAGGTTGGCGCGTTGGTATGTTGTTAGGAAACGCAACGTACATCAACGAAGTTTTAAAAGTGAAATCGAATATGGATTCTGGTATGTTTTACGGAATTCAAAAAGGAGCTATAGAAGCCTTACAATTATCTGATGATTGGTTTTTAGCACAAAATAAAATTTACGAAGAACGTAGAAGTTTAATTTGGCAATTAGCAGATAAGTTAGATGCAGTTTATAGTAAAAATTCAACAGGATTGTTTGTTTGGGCAAAAATACCTGAAGGAAAAAAATCTGAAGAAGTTACAGATGCAGTTTTATATGATCATGATATTTTTATTACTCCAGGAACCATTTTTGGCTCTCAAGGAGAGGGATATATTCGTTTTTCATTATGTGTAACAACAGATATAATTAAAGAAGCAATTAGCAGGTTTGATAAATAAGTTTGTAGTTTTTTAGTAGCAGTTTGCAGTTAGTTTGTTTACTAAAAAGAGACTTTATCGAATTAAAAATTAAAGTGTGTCATTCCGAATGAGGAACAAAGACGAATCTCACTTAAAGAGAAAACAAAATGAAAAATATATACATGATTGGTATTGGTTTAATAGGCGGTAGTTTTGCTATCGATATTAAAAATAACAATCCGGATGTTGTAATTCACGGAATCGATACGAATGAAAGCCATTTAGATGAAGCGCTAAAATTAGGTGTAATTCAAAAGAAAGCAACTTTAGACGATATAGAAAATGCAGACTTGGTAATTATATCAATTCCAGTAGATGCAACTGCAAAATTATTGCCGACAATATTAGATAAAATTTCTGATGATGGTTTGGTTGTAGATGCAGGGTCTACAAAAGAAGCAATTTGTAAAGTGGTTGAACATCATCCTAAAAGAAGAAATTATTTAGCAGCGCATCCAATTGCAGGAACAGAAAATTCTGGGCCAAAAGCAGCTGTATCCGGCTTATACGTTGGAAAAACAAATATTATCTGCGAAGTAGAAAAGACAACTTTTAAGCTTCAAGAAAAAGCTTTAAAGCTTTTTATAGACATTGGAATGCGTATTCGGTACATGGACCCAGTTTCTCATGACAAGCATATTGCGTATGTTTCGCACTTATCTCACATAAGCGCATTTATGTTAGGTAAAACGGTCATTGATAAAGAAAGAAATGAACGCGATATTTTTGATATGGCAGGTTCAGGATTTAGATCTACAGTACGTTTGGCAAAAAGTTCGCCAGCAATGTGGACTCCAATTTTTGAACAAAATAAAGAAAACGTAATAGAAACATTAGAAGAGTACATCAATAATTTACAACATTTTAAAGAGTTGATGCAAAAAGATAGGTTCTCTGAAATTTTTAACGAAATGGAGAATACAAATCACATAAAACAAATTTTAAACGGCATAAAATAATAAGCCAAAACAAGTAGAAAAATGGAGAATACAAAAGAATTGAGAACATGGTTGGACGATATGAAATTAAATCATCCACTAGTAATAGCAGGGCCTTGTAGTGCAGAAACCGAAGAACAGGTTTTAAAGATTGCACACGAACTAAAAGATTCTGATGTAAGCTATTTTAGAGCAGGAATATGGAAACCAAGAACAAGACCAGGAATGTTTGAAGGTGTTGGAGAAATTGGTTTACACTGGTTAAAAAAAGTAAAAGAAGAAACAGGTATGAAAACCTGTACAGAAGTTGCAAATGCAGCCCACGTAAAGTTAGCTTTAGAACACGATGTAGATTTATTATGGATTGGTGCACGTTCTACTGTATCACCTTTTATCATGCAAGAAATTGCAGATGCATTAGCAGGTACAGATAAAATTGTATTGGTTAAAAATCCAGTAAATCCAGATTTAGCTTTATGGTTAGGTGGTATCGAAAGATTATATACTGCAGGAATCAAAAATTTAGGAGCAATTCACAGAGGTTTTTCAACGTATGAAAAATCTAAATATAGAAATAATCCAGAATGGCAATTAGCTATCGAGTTTCAAAATAAGTTTCCAGATTTACCATTAATCAACGATCCATCTCATATCACAGGAAAGAGAGACATGATTTTTGATGTTTGTCAGACTGCTTTAGATTTAAACTTTGATGGTTTAATGATTGAGACTCATTACGACCCAGAAAATGCTTGGTCTGATGCTGCACAACAAGTTACGCCGGATGCTTTAAAGCAAATAATGGTAGACTTAAAAGTGAAGAAAGAAACTGAGACTGCAGTTAGTTACAGAGAACCTTTAGAAAATTTAAGAGCTCAAATTAACGTGGTAGATGATCAATTAATCGATTTATTAGGTAAAAGAATGCAAGTTGCCGATAAAATTGGTCAATTAAAGAAAGATCAAAACGTAGCTGTTTTACAATCACGTCGTTGGAACGAGATTTTAGGAAACATGGTTATGGAAGGTAGTAGCAAAGGTTTAAGTGAAGAGTTTGTTTTAAAAATGTTTAAAGCAATTCATCAAGAATCTATCGTTCACCAAGAAAAAATTATCAACGGATAATCTTTAAGCATAAATATTTATTTAAATACCTTCAAGTTTTATAATTTGAAGGTATTTTTTTTGGGCGTTACCACACAAAAAAGTGTGGTCAGGCTTTCGCACTCGCTTTTTTTGTTGAAAAAACAAAAAAGAGCTCAAACAATTGCTCAATCCTTAACGCATGGTGAATCCCAAAGAAGGACAAAAAACATCTCAAAACAATAAGAAGTCCAATAATTATATTACAGAAAACTTGTCATCAAAAATTTGTCATTTCGACGATAGGAGAAATCCTATAACATTGATAAGTCAAACTCAACCAAACTTTTTGTGATTTCTCCCAAAAGGTCGAAATAGCAAACAACTTACTTTAGTTCGGTAAAACAGCATGTGTTTAACAAAAAAAAACCGCCAATTGGCGGTCTTTCATATAAATAATGATATTCAATTATTTTGTATACGGAATTCTTCTAGATACTTTTCTCATTAAAATATTAATTAGATCTTGAGCATCAGAACCAAGAGATCCTTTAATTTTTTTATGATAATTAACTACTAATTCATCATCAATAGTACTTGTGAAATCCATATTCATAGTTGCGGTATTGGTTGCAAACATTCCACCTGTTAAAACAGCGAGTCCAATTGCAGCTCCATTAGACATTGGTTTAGAAGTTTCGTAAGTTCCAGAAATAACTGCTTCTACACCTAAGATTTCGC encodes the following:
- a CDS encoding prephenate dehydratase, producing the protein MNKIIAIQGAEGSNHHKVARNFYGTTIQLKECMSFDELVASLLDNTADLGIMALENTIAGSIIPNYALIDNNNLHIIDEEYLNIHHHLMALKGQGIEDIKEVWSHPMALLQCKEFFKKYPHIKLVEDVDTAEVAKRISKENLVGIAAIAPKIAAEIFSLEILEDELQTIKDNSTRFVIVKTTKPEVNKEVNKASLKFQLNHKRGSLAAILNVLSDCKMNLTKIQSLPVIETPWKYSFFVDVTFEEYSEYEKAKAIIEIMAEEFKILGVYKNGRK
- a CDS encoding pyridoxal phosphate-dependent aminotransferase; amino-acid sequence: MIQPAKRLDTVQEYYFSKKLREVRGLAAAGKPIINMGIGSPDLQPPTEVLEAIQNSLGDASAHKYQSYQGLPELRNAISTFYKNKFSVDLNPENEILPLMGSKEGIMHISMAFLNEGDKVLIPNPGYPTYTSVTKLVGAEPLFYNLSDATNWQPDFEALEAQDLSDVKIMWVNYPHMPTGTNATLETFEKLVAFGKKHRILIINDNPYSFILNDNPISILQVEGAKDIALELNSLSKTFNMAGWRVGMLLGNATYINEVLKVKSNMDSGMFYGIQKGAIEALQLSDDWFLAQNKIYEERRSLIWQLADKLDAVYSKNSTGLFVWAKIPEGKKSEEVTDAVLYDHDIFITPGTIFGSQGEGYIRFSLCVTTDIIKEAISRFDK
- a CDS encoding prephenate dehydrogenase produces the protein MKNIYMIGIGLIGGSFAIDIKNNNPDVVIHGIDTNESHLDEALKLGVIQKKATLDDIENADLVIISIPVDATAKLLPTILDKISDDGLVVDAGSTKEAICKVVEHHPKRRNYLAAHPIAGTENSGPKAAVSGLYVGKTNIICEVEKTTFKLQEKALKLFIDIGMRIRYMDPVSHDKHIAYVSHLSHISAFMLGKTVIDKERNERDIFDMAGSGFRSTVRLAKSSPAMWTPIFEQNKENVIETLEEYINNLQHFKELMQKDRFSEIFNEMENTNHIKQILNGIK
- a CDS encoding bifunctional 3-deoxy-7-phosphoheptulonate synthase/chorismate mutase type II gives rise to the protein MENTKELRTWLDDMKLNHPLVIAGPCSAETEEQVLKIAHELKDSDVSYFRAGIWKPRTRPGMFEGVGEIGLHWLKKVKEETGMKTCTEVANAAHVKLALEHDVDLLWIGARSTVSPFIMQEIADALAGTDKIVLVKNPVNPDLALWLGGIERLYTAGIKNLGAIHRGFSTYEKSKYRNNPEWQLAIEFQNKFPDLPLINDPSHITGKRDMIFDVCQTALDLNFDGLMIETHYDPENAWSDAAQQVTPDALKQIMVDLKVKKETETAVSYREPLENLRAQINVVDDQLIDLLGKRMQVADKIGQLKKDQNVAVLQSRRWNEILGNMVMEGSSKGLSEEFVLKMFKAIHQESIVHQEKIING